The following nucleotide sequence is from Hevea brasiliensis isolate MT/VB/25A 57/8 chromosome 7, ASM3005281v1, whole genome shotgun sequence.
ATGCTAATCATCGTGTCATTGAACGAGTTCTGTAACTACAAAACACGAGTTTTGATGGGCTTGCATTTGTTGACAAGCATCTCTGCATGAACCCAATTCCTATCAGAAGAAATTTAGGCCTCCTTCTTTCCAAACAGTAAGTTCCACGAGTATGTGTTGCCTCTCTGTGCAGCCACTTCAACTCGCTTCCCCCCAATCTAAAGTCAGTCAATCATGAATTCTATTAAATTACAGCTCAAAATACATGCAAGTAATAAGAAATGAGAAGCACTTAATAGCATCAGGCTTGATAAAACAAGATGTTGCAACTGAAAATTAGACAAAATGGGCCACAAACATATAGGACATGTTGTACGGAACACATTATTTTCAAGTTCGAAGATACCTTATCCATGAACCAGTAGCCAATGGTTGGCATGTATTGTACTAGATACAAAACAGCTAGTACAGGCTGAAAGAAAGATCAAATTATTAATATTTGCACATATCTAGAATATGCTACAAATTTATACTAGAAAACATAAAAATTCGCAGCATTCTATTATGaagtaaataaagaaaatagaattCCTACAAATTCATCACCTAGGTGAATTTATACAACAAAATACTGTATCATGCCTATTGAAGTACctgaattaaatataaataaaagtcGAAGGAATATAGCTAAGAAATTTCTAACAGGAAAGCAAATACCTGGCGTGATATCCAAGCTTCTTTTAATCCGTGAGTTGCTGCAATTATTGTCAATTCTGCACACCTTTCTGACGACACACGTTTCTGTAAACATGAATCATTCAGTTAAAATCAAAGAGGCAGAATACAAGTAATCAAACATCACCATGGATGGAAATATGCTCTAAAAGAATGAAAGATAGCAACTTCCAATCTGCCTTGTTCTTCATTATTGCACAACACTAGCTATTATGCAACATTTGGTTTGTCCAAAACAGAGTGATGTAGAACAAAAGAAAGAATCGAAAGCAAAGAATGAAAAAATCAAGGACCAATACTTGAAAAAGAGAATTaattctcaataattttatttaatctcaATAATAATCATGATCCAAAGCTattaaataatagaaaattagcTCTATTTATAGAGCTTACAACCCTAATCAAATTAGGAATAGAAATTCTAATTCAACTCTGATTAGGAATactaaataagataaataaaaaaataatagacctaataataataaaattcctaaacaataaaaactctttaaatttcctaattctataataattaaaattcctaaataaaattataaacttCCTATTCTGCATTACAGAGTGAGAAAAGAAGTTGCAAGTGAAGGCCAGTTTTAATAATGCAATTGCAGCAAGAAGTTCACCTCAGAACCCTTCCTCGCTGGGGTTGTCACTCCATAGCCATTTGAAGTTTCTACTGGCCCAGGACAAACAACGGTCACCTTAATTCCTTTTTGATAGAGCTGCAATGATACAAGATTAAAAAGGCAGTAAGAACTAGACACAACAAAATTGAGACTGGGGTGAAGTATTATATTCTTGAGTATTTTTTTCATGGTTAGAATATTAATCTTGAATACGAAGTAACATAACCCAGAAACACAATGGACACTAAACAGCAGTAGCCCAAAACACAGTCAATCATATGTCTGCCATATGTAGTTTACTTCATTTATTCATTTGTTTTGCATTTCATTTTAGGTTTGCCGGAAAGGATAGCAACACCCTCAAATAGTTTTGTTTTGACTGTTACAAAAAGGCTGTCTACTTCATTGAGGATATGATCATTAATTGATAAAGTTATATAATCAAACAGTACCACTATAACCCATTGATACTGCCTAAAACATCATCACAAAATGAATTAAAGCATACAAAGGTGAGATTCAATCAATTAAAAGTTAATGATTTTATACTCTTCAGGGCAACTGAGAAACCATCAATTATCATTAGCCTGCCATctcagaaaaaaaaatgaataaaagaaaaCCTTTTATCTTTGTGATGTAGTGGCCTGTGGAAATTCAACCTTTGCCATTTTTATAGGCATGTGTTTCTTCTTTACCCAAAACCCAACCGTCTCAAGCTAGCCCCAAATGGCTATAATTAAGTTGTAAGATGGACATTGCTACAATGCAAGAAAAGAATAACATGACACTTCCCAATTCTTTGCTCAAGATATTAATTATTTACGTACCTCAGAACGCAAGGACTGAAAATAACCATTTAGAGCGAATTTAGAAGCAGAGTATACTGCCTGTCCTGGGGCAGGCACCTTGCCAGCGGCACTGCTCATCTGCCCACAAGATACAACTGGTCTCATATGAATGTCAATTACAGTAATGTAAAAATAGACTGTCTAACAGCCTGATTAAATTATTAAAGGCAAAGGTTATCCATGTGATAGATTTATCTCAAGATCCATCACTAAGATGCCAAAATTTACATGTCAAACTGCACACAAAGTAGGTGCATACTCAAAGCAGATACTAGTAAAGATATTGTTGATCACATACCACAACAAAATGGCCCCTCCCTCGCTTAAGCATGAAAGTTGCCAGTAGCCTTGTAAGAGATATTGTCCCCAGAACATTAATGTTGAATGTAGCCTTATTCAAAAAGAAATGTACCTTTGTAAGTTTAGATCAAAAGAAAAAAGACCAGGTAGTACATTAGCAATCCTTGCATAAATATATCCTGTTGATTAGACTTAAAGTGTGACTGTTCAGGCAGTATATAGCTGACTGATTAATGGGTAAGCTGTTTCAGAAATAATGATTGCAATAGATCTAATCATCAGATGCCTTAGAGTTTCATTCATATGTTACCTTGAGACTTTCTTCAGTTACATCTAGAGCTGTTGATTTCTGCTCAAAAGAAAAAAGATGAATCACTAAGAAGTCATTATCTGCTCAAAATATAAACCACTCCATACGAATATTAGCAAAGGTACATTTATGCATAAAAGACAAAGCACGAATAATGTTACTGTAACCTGATAACTGCTGAATATTCAATGTATAGCCAAGAATGCATGTGCTTGTTTTGTCAGTTGCTTTTTTGGACAAATACTTGATCTTTCATGTTAAGATGTAGAATGTAGATTTGCATTTGTCAGACTAATGGACTAGCATGAAAACAGTTAAATCCAAATATAACATATTTGATCATTTAACAAATCTACTCAGACTCATCAGCATTTATGGAAGTCAGGCCTAGCAAAACATTTCTAGGAACCTGATGCGTGGCATGTTTCTTCAAACCAGCAAACCACACACCCACCCGCTGTGAAGAGCCCATTCACATGCCCAGGGCATGTGTCCTTCAGTCCAACAACGTGAAGACTTGTTTTTCAGTCCGAAGATCCATCCCAAGCAGCCCAAACACTTTATGACTTCCTATTTTGTTTGGTTAAAGATGCAGGAGTAGTTTTAGGTGTTTCCTATTCCAAATGCAACTTATTTTAGTTTTCCTATTCTATCTAGGATTAGTTATTTAAGTTTTCTGTTTTAATTAGGGTTTAgttttttttctatttaatttaggATTCCTATTGCAATTTACTTTATCTAAACTTCCTAGTTAGTATATTAATTTTCCTATTAGGATTAGGAGATCAAAATCTCTATTAATAGGCCTTAATTCTATGTATTTCAGTTTAGTTTTTGATGAATAATATTACTTTCAGCAGAATTTTCTCTCAATACTTGTGCATTGTGTGTGGGAGTGTTCTACTTGAGCTTCACGATGCTCCAGAACATAAAAGGACTTGCACTTTGTAACATATACCCCATAACTTGGCTGCTAATATACATTTTGTATGCATTAAAAGATAAAATAGATTAATTTATAATAGCATGTTGGCATCAAAATCACACATTTCATTCAATGGTAAATCatgttttttcttttaaaaaagttTCTGTTTTTGTTTGCAAACTTATGCAATCATGACAGACGTAATGCTAATTAATTCTTGGCAATAGTATGCTAAAGAACACAAGGTTCAGCTAAAATCCATTTCTCTACCAAAGGTTTACCCCATACTATACTGTCCTTTTCAAATAGATATTTACTCTTCTATCGCCAATATCATCTTCTCACATCTGTTCTACTCATATGTAATTCACTCACTCTTCCCCACCAAACATACACACAGTTGTATGGCTTCTTTAAGATCTTTCAAGACCTCATGAAAAACTATTGGTTTGTCTTACACATCTGCAAACAACATTTCCAACATGTTATATGCATGAATAGTGAGATCTTAACATCCCAAAGTAGAAATATCTACTTACAGGGCGCTCATAGGCTGCATTATGGACCATGTAATCAACACCGGCTCCAGAGAAAAAGGACTCTGCTTTTTCCACTGCCTCTCTAAGAGAATCTTCACTAGATGCCAAATCCAAAGGTAAAATCTTCACTTCATCAGGAGCATGTTTGCCTGTGGATGTGGCAACCACATGTCAAGAATAGTAAAGAACTAATAAGAAAATGAGAGGTTTCCTGTAGCTTCAAAATGTACAGACCCGTAAGTTCCTTCTTAACTCGCTCTAATTCAGCTTCGTTCCGAGCAGAAAGAATGAGTTTGGCACCCAAACTCGCCAATTGTTTAGCAAGAATCTCACCTGAAATCCACCATCGaatggaaaattttaaaaaatggataaaagaacataaaggagCGAGTGGCGAGCTTCATAAACATAGCTTGGACCAGTTATCCTTAATATGGCCACAACTGTCTTCCAGATATTAAGAGTTAAAGACACAAAGAAAAGCACAACATTGTGCATTTTAATTGCAACGTTTAAGGTCTACCAAATTAGATACAATACAATCACCTATCAGCAATGAAATAAGTTCATCCAACATTTTTGGTATTTGGAAGGATCCTTAGAACTGTTCTTAAtttaaaccccccccccccccccccccaaacaaaaaaaaaaaaggagttatATCCCTAAATTGCAATACAAAATAAATCGCTTCCTCCATTTGGAAGACAATATATGACATTTGCTTTCCCAAGAAACAGAATCTTAAGTTCCACCATTCAAGTAATAACAGAATTCCTCTTAACTATGAAAGCAAAAGCAAGATTCCAAGTCAGTTCATCGTTAACACCAATGAAATTTAGATAGGACAAACTGCATACCTAACTACAACAATGCCATATATTCTAAAGAAATAGATAATTATTAGAATCAGTCGTCCTTGTCAAGTGAAAAAATGACTCCGGTGACAATAACAATGATGGACAACGACAACGGCAGCTAAAATAGTTGCAAGAAACCCTTGAATTACAACGCATAAATGCGCTTCTAAATATTTTGTACACAGTAAATCCAGGAATTTGATGTTTTTGTATATTAATTGcacatagcctggtaaattaatATCAGGACTATCACGCAACAAAGAACAAGACGAACTCGATAATACTAGATTAGAATTACATGAATTCGAAGCCAAAACAAAATTAAGTTAGTACCTATTCCACGGCTAGCTCCAGTAATCCAAACAAtctgaaaatcaaaagaaaaaaaagaaaagaaaaagaaaaaagaaagaaatgaagTGAGGCAAAGAAGAGACTACGGTTCATATGCATCGAAAATTCAGGATACCTTATCTTCAATTTCTTCGCGCTTTACATGCCTCCTAGACATCAACGTGAAGTCCCCtgaaatttacataaaaatttcATCAAAAAGAAGGAACAGTAAAGCAGTTGCTTAATAGGTAAAAGCTAGAGTTTGGAGAAGTACCATCAGCAGTAAGGAACTTGATGAGCAAAGCAATAATAAGAAAGAGGGAAAGAGAAATGATGAGCAGAGGCAGCATCCGTGCTCGCGCTTTGGTTCAGTTATCGTTAGCCACAGGCAATTCGAGCCAGCTTGTTTTGGCCTTTTATAGCTGTGTCTTGGAGCTGGGATCTCATGCGATATGTTTCAGCCTGTATCCATCCTTGTGCCATGTCAGCGCCACTATCTTttccttaattttctttttttttttacacaaaaatactaaaaaaataaaataattttagtaataattttattttttttatcaccataataaataaaataagattttatttcattatttaaaaaaaaaaatttaagtataACATGTTCATTAAATACTGtaataaaagaaaaatactgATTTATTAGCTAAATATTTAACTAAATATGATCATTCAGTTCTTATATTCTTATAGAACTTATTAAAATAATCCTAGAAGAGAATAGGGCTAAGCTTACTACATTTTAGTTTGGAttaaaactaaataaatataattttaagtaatttaaaaaaattgaaccaaattaatattaaattagaaTTGAAATTGGAGGAGACCTTGAGCCCAATctcaatctcttcaaattattgaATAAAAGCCGTTGACTTCGGCTCGGATCGAACCACGGCCACCCCTCCTTTCCTATAATGTTCAGCCCATCCATAATTTGGCTATggttaaattttctttttaattcatattttatattacctatattactttaatttataattgaaaatgtataagaaaataaatcaaacctaaaattttaatattgtcacgacccaatctatgggctggactgacactaggacctgggtcagtttaaagcccccgaggcctattcctcaacccaactctaaggcccatttgggcccaatttcaagaattcaaccggacaaagtccggccataaaatgaaccATTTAATAGGGAGTTTTTAATTCGCccaacctataaacacaatatataataaattgaggagctcagctcaccctcctcaTAATCAAATTATCATAATTCAAATAGGAGTTCAGcttcctcatccaatcccatc
It contains:
- the LOC110659928 gene encoding uncharacterized protein LOC110659928 → MLPLLIISLSLFLIIALLIKFLTADGDFTLMSRRHVKREEIEDKIVWITGASRGIGEILAKQLASLGAKLILSARNEAELERVKKELTGKHAPDEVKILPLDLASSEDSLREAVEKAESFFSGAGVDYMVHNAAYERPKSTALDVTEESLKATFNINVLGTISLTRLLATFMLKRGRGHFVVMSSAAGKVPAPGQAVYSASKFALNGYFQSLRSELYQKGIKVTVVCPGPVETSNGYGVTTPARKGSEKRVSSERCAELTIIAATHGLKEAWISRQPVLAVLYLVQYMPTIGYWFMDKIGGKRVEVAAQRGNTYSWNLLFGKKEA